Proteins from a genomic interval of Pelagibaculum spongiae:
- a CDS encoding glycine/sarcosine/betaine reductase component B subunit, which yields MKLEIGNISVEKLSFGNETKLNGNEVVINNEELVAFIRTLDDRITEIKLDIALPGESTRIMPVKDVIEPRVKVSGPGTIFPGRLSGEEAMVGEGRTNVLKGMAVVTCGHVVGFQEGIIDMSGTGAEYTPFSKTKNLVVTCEVSEECNQYIHEEILRSVGLETAKFIGKIALEAKPDEVKSYETLPMLEQAAQYPELPKIGYVYMLQSQGLMHDTYLYGVDVKQILPTLIYPTEVMDGAIISGNCVSACDKNPTIVHQNSPIIHELYEHHGTKYNFMGVIITNENVTLADKERSSNYVAKLAEMMGWDAAIVSEEGFGNPDADLVMNCNKLTAKGLQTVLVTDEYAGPKGDSPSLADSTPKGDAVISNGNANMVVELPPMERIIGHAKYADMIAGGTDGSLREDGSIVTEIQAITGATNELGYNFLTARAG from the coding sequence ATGAAACTTGAAATTGGAAACATCTCAGTCGAGAAGCTAAGTTTCGGCAACGAAACCAAGCTGAACGGCAATGAGGTCGTTATCAACAACGAGGAGCTGGTGGCATTCATCCGCACCCTCGACGATCGTATTACTGAAATCAAGCTGGACATCGCTTTACCTGGCGAGAGCACTCGTATTATGCCTGTTAAGGACGTAATCGAGCCTCGCGTTAAGGTTTCTGGTCCAGGTACTATCTTCCCAGGTCGTTTATCTGGTGAAGAAGCAATGGTTGGCGAAGGTCGCACCAACGTACTGAAAGGTATGGCTGTTGTAACTTGTGGTCACGTTGTTGGTTTCCAGGAAGGCATCATCGATATGTCTGGAACTGGCGCGGAATACACGCCTTTCTCTAAGACTAAGAACCTGGTTGTTACTTGCGAAGTTTCTGAAGAATGTAACCAATACATTCACGAAGAAATTCTGCGCTCAGTAGGTTTAGAGACTGCCAAGTTCATTGGCAAGATTGCTTTAGAGGCTAAGCCTGACGAAGTTAAATCTTATGAAACTCTGCCTATGCTGGAGCAGGCTGCTCAATACCCTGAGCTGCCTAAGATTGGTTACGTTTACATGCTGCAAAGCCAGGGCCTGATGCACGACACGTACTTGTACGGTGTTGATGTTAAACAGATCCTGCCTACTCTGATCTACCCTACCGAAGTAATGGATGGCGCGATCATCAGCGGTAACTGTGTATCAGCTTGTGACAAAAACCCTACCATCGTGCATCAGAACAGCCCAATCATTCATGAGCTGTATGAGCATCACGGTACGAAGTACAACTTCATGGGCGTTATCATTACTAATGAAAACGTTACTCTGGCTGACAAAGAACGTAGCTCAAACTACGTAGCTAAGTTAGCTGAAATGATGGGCTGGGATGCAGCTATCGTTTCTGAAGAAGGCTTCGGTAACCCAGACGCTGACTTGGTCATGAACTGTAACAAGCTGACCGCTAAAGGTCTGCAGACTGTTCTAGTTACTGACGAATATGCTGGTCCTAAAGGCGATTCACCTTCACTGGCTGACTCGACTCCTAAAGGCGACGCAGTTATCTCTAACGGTAATGCGAATATGGTTGTTGAACTGCCTCCTATGGAGCGGATCATCGGTCATGCTAAGTATGCCGATATGATTGCTGGTGGTACTGACGGAAGTTTGCGTGAAGACGGTTCAATCGTAACCGAAATTCAAGCAATCACCGGTGCTACTAACGAGCTGGGTTATAACTTTCTGACTGCGCGTGCGGGCTAA
- the grdB gene encoding glycine reductase complex selenoprotein B has product MSIKILYYLNQFFGQKGGEEMAHIGPELVDGQVGPSAQVHKSLAGKAEVVKTIICGDSWFNENEEAAEQFISETIDAVKPDLIVAGPAFNAGRYGMACGRVGEIAKEKGITTITGMYPENPGYDLFKNFSFMVETSNSAGGMRKSLPAMIKLVESFIAKDGKLGMPAEEGYMPRGLRINMFAEKRGAARAVEMLIAKLEGAEFETEYAMPTFDRVEPFAAIKSLANAKIALVTSGGVVPKGNPDRIESSSASKFGEYDISDFATLTEADHETAHGGYDPVACNEDPNRVLPVDVLRDMVKEGKLGELHNKFYSTVGNGTATSSSKAYGAEIAQRMLDAGVSAAIMTSTUGTCTRCGATILKEIEKVMPIVHIVTVVPISLTVGANRIVPAIAIPHPLGDPKQSKEDEYKLRYNMVEKSLQSLVTEISEQTVF; this is encoded by the coding sequence ATGAGTATTAAAATTCTTTACTACCTCAACCAGTTCTTCGGTCAGAAGGGTGGCGAGGAAATGGCTCACATCGGGCCAGAGCTGGTAGACGGACAAGTTGGTCCTTCAGCACAAGTGCATAAGTCACTGGCTGGTAAGGCTGAAGTTGTTAAAACTATCATTTGCGGTGACTCTTGGTTCAACGAGAACGAAGAAGCAGCTGAGCAGTTTATCTCTGAAACTATCGACGCTGTTAAGCCTGACCTGATCGTTGCTGGTCCTGCTTTCAACGCTGGTCGTTACGGCATGGCTTGTGGCCGTGTTGGCGAAATCGCTAAAGAGAAAGGTATTACTACCATCACTGGTATGTACCCAGAGAATCCAGGTTACGACCTGTTCAAAAACTTCTCTTTCATGGTTGAGACTTCAAACAGCGCTGGCGGCATGCGTAAATCATTGCCTGCCATGATCAAGCTGGTTGAATCTTTCATCGCGAAAGACGGCAAACTGGGTATGCCAGCTGAAGAAGGCTACATGCCTCGCGGCTTGCGTATCAACATGTTCGCTGAAAAACGTGGTGCAGCTCGTGCAGTAGAAATGCTGATCGCTAAGCTGGAAGGCGCGGAATTCGAAACTGAATACGCTATGCCTACGTTTGACCGTGTTGAACCATTTGCAGCAATCAAGAGCCTGGCTAACGCTAAAATTGCTCTGGTTACTTCTGGTGGTGTTGTTCCTAAGGGCAACCCTGATCGCATCGAGTCTTCTTCAGCATCCAAGTTCGGCGAGTATGATATCTCCGACTTCGCAACGCTGACCGAAGCTGATCACGAAACCGCACACGGTGGTTACGATCCGGTTGCATGTAACGAAGATCCAAACCGCGTTCTGCCTGTTGACGTTCTGCGTGACATGGTTAAAGAAGGCAAGCTGGGCGAGTTACATAACAAGTTCTACTCAACTGTTGGTAACGGTACTGCAACTTCAAGCTCTAAAGCTTACGGCGCAGAAATCGCACAAAGAATGCTGGATGCAGGTGTTTCTGCAGCCATCATGACCTCCACTTGAGGCACTTGTACTCGTTGCGGCGCAACGATTCTGAAAGAAATTGAAAAAGTAATGCCGATTGTTCACATCGTAACTGTTGTGCCAATCTCATTGACTGTTGGCGCGAACCGTATCGTTCCTGCTATTGCTATCCCTCATCCACTGGGTGATCCGAAGCAAAGCAAGGAAGACGAATACAAGTTACGTTACAACATGGTAGAAAAATCTCTGCAATCTTTGGTTACAGAAATTTCTGAACAGACTGTATTCTAA
- a CDS encoding GrdX family protein, with amino-acid sequence MAVTIVTNNRLVIENWSSTYAIEEMDSYEAVFVKVRDLVHTGAKIMTHPMAGSVKPGESPFRSVVVNVVDGAAMDMESLSIIENALDRFHMLVGCARKRVFNEATLEDFRVIDNSLVSTGIKVLPKV; translated from the coding sequence ATGGCAGTTACCATTGTTACCAACAACCGACTGGTCATTGAAAACTGGTCCAGCACTTACGCAATTGAAGAAATGGATAGCTATGAAGCGGTCTTTGTTAAGGTTCGTGACTTGGTTCATACCGGTGCGAAAATCATGACCCATCCAATGGCGGGTAGTGTTAAACCTGGCGAAAGTCCTTTCCGTTCAGTGGTTGTCAATGTAGTAGACGGTGCTGCAATGGACATGGAATCTTTGAGCATTATTGAAAATGCACTGGATCGTTTTCACATGTTGGTTGGCTGTGCCAGAAAGCGTGTTTTTAATGAAGCGACTCTAGAAGATTTCCGAGTAATTGATAACTCTTTGGTCAGTACCGGAATTAAAGTATTACCAAAGGTATAA
- a CDS encoding sulfurtransferase encodes MKFKFSRSFGALAASLMLAGCFATAEKAPASDQLTKIQPSQALSGDYLLVDSRSPDAFNGWTKNKDAASGHLPSAELLSARWINWQLDLDAAIARLEVKKDQKIAVYGETDLQRETVAKRLIAEKNISAEQVFEVTGEFSQWGKNFELQKLQGFQTLVPASYIESRIGKAVIVQIGWDGGKGKDYRKSHIPGAIYWDDIEFEMPPIWEARPVEVIRTALEKIGIDKNSEVIVYSSDPMGSTRGGAIMQYAGVENVKVLNGTFDTWKKLEMPLEKGWNQPQSIENFGVTGEGDSTVIINIEQAKQLRKQPNSALVSVRSLPEFYGEISGYGYFDKKGRIPGALNAPSGPKGSWDMSNYRNPDQTMRWQASLQNFLDQNNISKEMNISYYCGSGWRAAEVWWYTRAMGFENASIYSSGWMRWSSEASNPISKGTINKPQILDKQQALSK; translated from the coding sequence ATGAAATTTAAATTTTCCCGTAGCTTTGGCGCGCTTGCAGCCAGTTTAATGCTTGCCGGTTGCTTTGCTACCGCTGAAAAAGCACCAGCGTCAGATCAGCTTACGAAAATTCAGCCAAGCCAAGCTTTATCTGGCGACTATCTGCTGGTTGATAGCCGCAGTCCTGATGCATTCAACGGCTGGACAAAAAACAAAGATGCTGCTAGTGGCCACTTACCATCTGCTGAATTACTTTCTGCACGTTGGATAAATTGGCAGCTGGATCTGGATGCAGCAATTGCTCGACTGGAAGTTAAAAAAGACCAGAAAATTGCCGTTTATGGTGAAACTGATTTGCAGCGTGAAACCGTTGCCAAGCGATTAATTGCTGAAAAAAACATTTCAGCTGAACAAGTTTTTGAAGTCACCGGTGAATTTAGCCAGTGGGGCAAAAACTTCGAGCTACAAAAGTTGCAGGGATTTCAAACGCTAGTTCCGGCTAGTTATATTGAAAGCCGTATTGGCAAAGCAGTGATTGTTCAAATTGGCTGGGACGGTGGCAAAGGCAAAGACTATCGAAAGAGTCATATTCCCGGTGCAATTTACTGGGATGACATTGAATTTGAAATGCCACCGATTTGGGAGGCTCGCCCGGTAGAAGTGATTCGTACTGCGCTGGAAAAAATCGGCATCGACAAAAATTCAGAAGTAATTGTTTATAGCTCCGATCCTATGGGTTCAACCCGTGGCGGTGCGATTATGCAATATGCCGGAGTAGAAAACGTTAAGGTTCTCAATGGCACTTTTGATACTTGGAAAAAACTCGAAATGCCGCTAGAAAAAGGTTGGAATCAACCTCAGTCAATTGAGAACTTTGGCGTAACCGGCGAAGGCGATAGCACGGTGATTATCAATATCGAACAAGCCAAGCAACTGCGTAAACAGCCAAACTCAGCACTAGTCAGCGTAAGGTCTTTACCGGAGTTCTACGGTGAAATCAGTGGCTATGGTTATTTTGATAAAAAAGGTCGGATTCCAGGTGCCTTAAACGCGCCTTCAGGGCCAAAAGGCAGCTGGGACATGTCTAATTACCGTAATCCCGATCAAACCATGCGCTGGCAAGCGTCATTGCAAAATTTCTTGGATCAAAACAACATTTCAAAAGAAATGAATATTTCTTATTACTGTGGTTCTGGCTGGCGTGCTGCCGAAGTATGGTGGTACACCCGCGCGATGGGATTTGAAAATGCCAGTATTTATAGTAGTGGCTGGATGCGCTGGAGTAGCGAAGCAAGCAACCCCATCAGCAAAGGAACCATTAATAAACCGCAAATATTAGACAAGCAGCAAGCGCTATCTAAATAG